Below is a window of Verrucomicrobiota bacterium DNA.
GAGAATCATGCATTCTGTAAAACCTGGTGCCATCATCCTGCTCCATGAAAGCTCCCTGAAAAACATGAGGCCAGGAACAAGAGCCAGAACACTTGAATCACTTCTGAAGGGGCTTCATGAAGAGGGGTACACCACCACAATACCGAGCCTCAATCTGATCTGATCTTTCCTTGTCCGGTGGGGGGTGTCGGCTGTTATAGTGACAGCCATTGTATGTCGGAAATAACCATCGATGCCCTAAAGACGATTCTTGTCGAGAACTGCATGGTCAAAGTAGATCTCTCAACGATTTCAGAAGAGACCCCTCTTTTTGGTCCTGAAGGGATTGGCCTCGATTCCCTGGATGCTCTCCAGATTATCATCGCTGTTGAAAAACAGTACGGCGTCATCATCGGAGACCCTACTGCAGCGCGAGATGCTCTTCAGAGTCTGGGAGTTCTTCGAGACTGGGTCCTGAAAGCAGTTGCTGTACGGCAGTCCGCAATCAACTGACCATGGGATCGAACACTTTATACGATGTAGCAATCATCGGTGGGGGGCCTTCGGGATCTGCCGCAGGGGCACAACTTGCTAAAAGCGGAAAACGGGTATTGATTCTGGAAAAGGAATCATTTCCTAGATTTACGGTTGGTGAGTCGCTGCTTCCTCATGGGAATGATCTTCTACGTGAGATTGGTGTCTGGGATAAGATGGAACAGGCTGGGTTCCTTCGTAAATACGGTGCCGAATTCTCTACAGGGGACGGAAGCAGACTTCAGCGCTTTTGGTTCGCCAAAAATCTCGGTCAGTCCAGGGAATACACTTATCAGGTTGAACGCTCTCAATTTGATCACCTCTTGTTGAACCACGCACGAGACTTGGGGTGTGAGGTTTTGGAACAGACGAGAGTGCAGGATCTGATTCAAAATAATCCTGAAAGAATTGAACTAGAATGCACTGGCCCTAATGGCCCGCAGAGTATTTCAAGTCGCTGGGTTATTGATGCTAGTGGAAGAAACTCTTTTGCAGGCAGTCGCGTTGGATTGAAGAGAAAGAGCACACAAAAGCATCGGAGAGTAGCAATATATGGCCACTTCAAAGGTGTTTTTCGGAACAGTGGAAAAGCAGAAGGGCATATTACCATAGCACGATTGGCGGAAGGATGGTTTTGGTTAATACCACTTGCAGGAAATCGTACTTCAGTAGGCCTCGTTCTACCTGCAGAGCAAATGAAAGGAGGATCTCCTGATTCACTCAAAGCGATCTTTAATCAGGCAGTTCAAGCAAACACCGAGGTAAAGGCACGCATGCACGGCGCCACTCCCATTACTCCACTTGCAGCAACAGGTGACTACAGCTGGAAGTTTTCATCATTTGCTTCTGAAAGAGTGATTCTCACCGGGGATGCTGCTGGATTTGTTGATCCCATATTCTCATCCGGTGTGATGCTGGCATTAAAGTCCGCTATGCGCGCATCTGATCTCATTAATCATGCCGAAGCACGCAATCGATTCCTAACCAGATGGGAAAGGTTCTCGTATACGCGTGAAATCACAGGCTGGATGAACCAGTACGCTCGCATCATCAGAGCATTTTACGACCGCGCAGGATTTGAGGTATTTATGAACCCCTCATCGTTCATGAAGATTCCTGAAAGCATTGGCCGCCTCGTAGGGGGAGATGCTCATCCTGGGCTTACCGATCGAATTCGGCGTGATGCTTTTCATGTGATCTGCAAAATCCAACGCTTTTTGCCGATTGCTCCAGCAATTACCTCACTGAGGTGATTGAGGATAAGAATCCTTGAGCCGTCTCGCGGACTTTTGATTTTGCCGATGTCTATGAACAGACAGGATCGTGATTATAGGGGTAGGCGTTTTTACCGCTTCCTCTACAATGCTTGGTGGTTCGAGTTTGTTCTTTTTGCATGGCGAATAGTCGGGAAAGAACTGGGTAGATTTATTGCTCGAGGTATAGGCCTTGCATACGCTCTGACTCATCCAGCAACGGTAAAGGCGATCCGCTCAAATGTTGCTCTCTTGGCACCAGAGAAAGCCTCTTTTCAGACTGCCTGCAGGCTACTCATGAACCAGGCGGAATGCTTTTCCATCTACGGTGAGTTGGCTGCTATCCAGCCTGAAAAGGTATTAAGCCTTTTGGCAAAAAAAGAGGGTTTCCAATTTCTCAAACAGGCACATGACGATGGAAAAGGCTGTCTTCTAGTGACCGGTCACCTTGGGTTCTTTGAGCTTGGAGGACTCGTGATGAGGCAAATGGATTTCCCTATGACTGCGTTGACTCAGCCCGAGCCCTCGCCGGGACTGACCCAATGGCGGACAGATTTCAGGGCAAGATGGGGGGTCAACACCATTGTGGTAGGGGATGATGCCTTTTCAGTTGTTGAAATTGCTAGAACCCTCCGAAATGGCGGATTCGTAGCAATGCTTGCAGACCGACCTTACAACAACAGTAACTCCATACCTGTGGAGTGTCCCTATGGGCACATGCTGTTTTCGGGGGCCCCAGTTCTTATTTCTCTTATCTCCGGGTGTCCCATTATCCCTGTGGGGGTAACAACCCAAAGTGATGGGAAGTTCCAAATCACGGCACAACCGCCGATTTATCCCAAATGGTTACCAGAGGGCAGGGAGCAAAGTCTCGCCCACTACACACGGCAGATTGCCAAGTCGTTGATCCCGATGTTTATGGAAAAGCCCGATCAATGGTATCATTTCTCTTCACTTGGATGCACTGCATCATCCGGGTCGAGCTTGAATCCCGCTACTACAATCTCATGAACCAGAGCTCCCTCACTCCGCATGGACCCGGTTTTCGGTTTGCAGACCGCTTCGAGAAGTCTAGTGCAGATTGTGGAATCGGATGGAAGACGTTTGATGGAACAGAACCATTTTTTGCTGATCACTTTCCGGATAACCCATTACTACCCGCGGTTCTTCTTGTAGAATGTGCCGCCCAGGCAGCAGGTATTCTTATTATGCACGGTTCCAAGGAACAACACGAGCCGATGTTCCTTGCGAGCATTGACCAGTTCCGGGTTGTTGCTGCTGTCTATCCGGGAGATACACTCAGGAGTAGCGTGGCGATCATTAAATCATTTGGGCATCTCGTTCAGGTAGAAGCAGAATGCCATGTGGGAGAAAAGGTTGTTGCGAGAGGTCGTTTGATGCTGAGTCGCCAATTAAGCTCAGCATCTTCATGAGATAGAGCTAACTGACAAACGGATGAATCCTTTTGTATCACCTAAAGGTATGCTCTTGCTGATACTTCTCCTGACCCTGTCAGTAAACCTGCTCGGAGATACTCAAAAAGAGTCGGTTGGAGACATTTCACCACTGAGAGCTATGATCGCCTTACAGAAGTCGATTCATACATTATCTGCTGATTTTACTCAAAGCCGGTCGTTAAAGACCCTACGCGATCCACTCATCAGTCACGGAAAGCTCTGGATACAACCCCAACAGTTCTTCCGATGGGAGCTTGGAACTCCACCAAAAACAATCGTTATAGGAACTCCAACTGAAACAACTGTCATCCAACCATTCAAAAAGACTGCTTCTAAAAAGATCCGCTCATCACCAATTGGCGGTACTGACACCAGCGAAGCATTTGGGATGATGTCTCTTCCTGGAAATGGAGGCTTTGATGATTTTCAACGAGAAGTCCGGATTCTTAGAACTGAGAACTCAGCGGGTATATTCCATGTGGAGTTTATTCCAAAAAACACCGAACAGGTCCGTGGACTTACCGCAATCAGATTGGATTTTAACTCTCAAACAGGACAGTGGATCCGGCTGGAGTTCCTGACTCGCGATGGATCATCCATCCGCAACGACTTCACAGATATAAAAACTAACCAAAAGTTGGATCCTCATCTCTTCGGGTACAATCTGACTGGATTCAGGATCAGCGATGAAAAGAAATAAAGCACTTTGGATTTTGCTATGCCTAGGCGCAACTTCCTACATCGCATTGGGATTGTCGAAAATCAGTTTCAACGTCGACATCCTACGCCTGCTTCCTTCCCAACTTCATCAGGTTGAGGGGCTCTCTCTTTTCCTAAGGAACTTTGCCCTGCCAAATGAACTGATAATTACCATTGATGCTTCCGATGCAGAGTCAGCAAGTACCTCAGCGGATAGGGTATCGGAAGCTTTATCAAGCAACCCAAGTCTAGTCAGGCGGGTTATTGATGCTCCTCCTTGGGAGAAAAACCCCGCAACTCTTGCGGAATGCCTGAGCTTCTTGTTGATCAATCAATCATCAGAAAAAACTGATGGTCTTATTGCCAGCCTTGGGCCTGCTCAGGCTGAAGAAACCTTAAAGACGACACTACAAGATCTGACCGACTCGATTTCACCACGCGATATGGCCTTACTGAGTTGGGATCCGTATCGGCTCTCGTCTTCGCTCATGGAGAACTCAGCACTCAGTTCTTCGCAGCGATCAGCATTCTCATCCCCAGATGGGAGATTCCGTGTTGTTTATGTAGAGTCTCCCAAGACATTCTCGAATTACAAAGAGATAGCTGAATGGATCAAGAAAATCAGCGGAGTCGCCACGGCAGCAGTCATTGGAAAGGATGTGCAACTCGGCTTTACAGGTGAGCCTGCATTTGTTGCCGAGATATCGACGGGAATGCAATGGGACATGGTTACCTCAGCTGTTACCACCATGGCGCTCATCACATTCCTTTTTTGGATCTGTTATCGAGAGATCTCGCCACTTCGTTGGCTCCTTTTGCTGCTTCAGTTGATCTTTCTCGTTTCTCTTGCCACAGCTGGGTTATTCCTTAACCAACTCACCGCAATAGGCGCTGGATTCGCATCGGTGATGATAGGTCTTAGTGTCGATTATGGGTACTTTATCTACCAGCAGTCCCTACGACATTCTGGAAGCGTTCGTGAGTTACAGTGGAAATGCCTCCGGAACATCCTTTGGACATCAAGCACCACCGCTGCGGCCTTCTTTTCGCTGAATCTGAGCAGTCTTCCGGGCCTTTCTCAACTTGGGAACATGGTTGGTATAGGGGTTTGTGTCGGAGTCATCGTGATGCTTGGGGTCTTTACGCCACTTTGCATTAAGTTTCGGAGTTCTGGGCGACCCCTTCCTTCCTCGAAGGTTGATCGTCTTTTCTCGTCACCCCGTTTCATTAAGTTCGGAGAACTCATGGCTATCACCATGGTGATCGTCTGCCTGAGTGCATTGATCTTGAAGGGATTCCCTCATGCGGACTTCTCCCCATCAACTCTTCGCCCCAAAAACAGTCAGTCTCATCATGCCCTCGAACAACTCTCGAATAATCTTGGAGTCCAGAAAGGCGAACTAAATCTTGTCGTCACTGGTAGAGACGAAACTGAAGTGCTCATCCGGCTACAGAAAACCCAAAAGCAACTTGAGGAAGGTAAGAGGGATGGGAAAATACGAAGCTTCATCTCCCCACTTGGACTTTGGCCTGACTCAGCCAATCAACAAAGGAACCTTTCTTCCCTTGGATCTCTTGAGAAGGATCTCCCCCGATTGAAGAGTTCTCTTTTCAATGCTGGCTTCAATGAGGGCGCGTTCTCGTTCACTTCAGATGTCTTGGGTCAAATAGCAGCATGGCGGACGATAACTCCTCCGATCTGGCCTTCTAACCCAACAAGTCAATGGATTCTTCAACGATTGGCACGCCATACGGATGGAAGCTTTATGGCGCTTGGCATCGTAGAGCCTGTCCCTGGTTTTGAACGATTTCTTGTTGAAGAATTCAGTAGTGATGGTGTGTATCTCGTAAGTTGGGAAACTTTATCGAAGGAACTTGAACAGCTCCTACCCAAAGAAATCATGTTGGTCTCCTTGGGGCTCATTTTTGGGATTCTGGTTGTCTTGGCTTTTGGTCTGCGCAGCATCAAATCCCTGGGCCTTTTTATTGCTACAACACTCTTGGTTCTCCTCTGCCTTACAGGGGCTATGTCACTTCTAGGGATGACTTGGGGGCTTCTCAATCTTGCAGCAGTTCTACTGCTTCTAGGTACCGGGACCGACTACAGCATCCTGTTCCTTCTGGCACTTCGCCGGAATGGAGGCGACATCTCGGGAGCGTACAATGAACTTGGGCTGGTGATATTCCTTTGCTGCACTTCTGCGGCAGTTGGTTTTGGATCCCTTGCATGGGCCAGCAACCTCGGCCTGGCTGCACTGGGTAAAACCTGCTCTTTAGGTCTCCTGATTGATGGAGTGATCTCTCTCTTTCTATTGCCCCGACTCTGGAGATCCCTTTTACAGAAAAGAAGGCCTGAAGTCACTTCATAGAGGGCATTTTGGTCAGAATGACCTCCTCATTGTTTTCAAAATCTGATGTTTTGTTGTGATGCCCTCCGTGAATTCATCCAAGCCTGTGATTACAGGATACGGGTGCGTTACGCCTCTGGGAGTGGATGTGGAGTCCACGTGGACAAGAATCATTGAAGGAAGGACTGCGAGGAGTCCCATCTCTGCCATTGAGGTTCAAGGGTGCAGAGTCACTGAAGGGGCGCAGGCAATACTTCCTGAAATACCCTCTCTATCCAAAAAACAGCTTTCCCGTCTTAGTCGCTCCTCCCGACTGGCTCTTCCCGCTGTTGAAGGGGCACTTCAAATGGCGGGGCTTTTAGACTCCCGAGGAACATCAATCTATCCCCGAATCGAGATGTCGATTAGCACAACTGCATGCGGCATGGAAATGGGGGAACAGTTTCTAAACTCTATCTGGCAGGGCCATGGACAAGGGCAAACTGCTAAAGTCGCCCACTATCAAGCCCAACAGCAGGTTAGCGAGATCCACCGTCATTTTCGTTTCCACGGCCCCGCAATGATCGTGGCGAATGCCTGCGCTGGCGGGGGCAATGCGATTGGACATGCGGCTGATCTGATCCGGGCTGATATGGCTGATATTGTTCTGGCGGGCGGATATGACGCCCTCTGCGAACTGGTTTACGCCGGGTTTGATTCTCTACAGACACTTGCCCCTGATGCGTGTCGCCCGTTTGATCGTGGTCGCCGAGGCCTCATGCTTGGCGAGGGGGCGGCATTTATTGTCCTAGAAAGTGAAGCCCATGCTCAAAAAAGGGGAGCTACAATTCATGCTCGTGTTGCAGGGTACGGCCAGACGACTGATACTTTTCATCTCACCCAACCTTCTCAGGATGGAAAACCTCTTGAGAAGGCCATGAGGCAAGCGCTGCAGGAAGCATCCCTTTCCCCCAGCGATATCGGATACGTGAATGCTCATGGTACCGGGACCCCATTCAATGATGGGGCTGAGGCGAAGGCCTTCGCTAATGTGTTTGAAGGGCATTCGACCCGACTCAGTTCCACGAAATCAGCAATTGGGCATACTCTTGGAGCCGCTGGGGCTATTGAAGCGCTGATTTGTATTAAAGCCCTACAAACCGGGATACTTCCTCCGCAGATCAATCTCCAAGATCCCGAGCCACTAGTCTCAGAAGCCT
It encodes the following:
- a CDS encoding MMPL family transporter, which gives rise to MKRNKALWILLCLGATSYIALGLSKISFNVDILRLLPSQLHQVEGLSLFLRNFALPNELIITIDASDAESASTSADRVSEALSSNPSLVRRVIDAPPWEKNPATLAECLSFLLINQSSEKTDGLIASLGPAQAEETLKTTLQDLTDSISPRDMALLSWDPYRLSSSLMENSALSSSQRSAFSSPDGRFRVVYVESPKTFSNYKEIAEWIKKISGVATAAVIGKDVQLGFTGEPAFVAEISTGMQWDMVTSAVTTMALITFLFWICYREISPLRWLLLLLQLIFLVSLATAGLFLNQLTAIGAGFASVMIGLSVDYGYFIYQQSLRHSGSVRELQWKCLRNILWTSSTTAAAFFSLNLSSLPGLSQLGNMVGIGVCVGVIVMLGVFTPLCIKFRSSGRPLPSSKVDRLFSSPRFIKFGELMAITMVIVCLSALILKGFPHADFSPSTLRPKNSQSHHALEQLSNNLGVQKGELNLVVTGRDETEVLIRLQKTQKQLEEGKRDGKIRSFISPLGLWPDSANQQRNLSSLGSLEKDLPRLKSSLFNAGFNEGAFSFTSDVLGQIAAWRTITPPIWPSNPTSQWILQRLARHTDGSFMALGIVEPVPGFERFLVEEFSSDGVYLVSWETLSKELEQLLPKEIMLVSLGLIFGILVVLAFGLRSIKSLGLFIATTLLVLLCLTGAMSLLGMTWGLLNLAAVLLLLGTGTDYSILFLLALRRNGGDISGAYNELGLVIFLCCTSAAVGFGSLAWASNLGLAALGKTCSLGLLIDGVISLFLLPRLWRSLLQKRRPEVTS
- a CDS encoding acyl carrier protein, giving the protein MSEITIDALKTILVENCMVKVDLSTISEETPLFGPEGIGLDSLDALQIIIAVEKQYGVIIGDPTAARDALQSLGVLRDWVLKAVAVRQSAIN
- a CDS encoding outer membrane lipoprotein carrier protein LolA — protein: MNPFVSPKGMLLLILLLTLSVNLLGDTQKESVGDISPLRAMIALQKSIHTLSADFTQSRSLKTLRDPLISHGKLWIQPQQFFRWELGTPPKTIVIGTPTETTVIQPFKKTASKKIRSSPIGGTDTSEAFGMMSLPGNGGFDDFQREVRILRTENSAGIFHVEFIPKNTEQVRGLTAIRLDFNSQTGQWIRLEFLTRDGSSIRNDFTDIKTNQKLDPHLFGYNLTGFRISDEKK
- a CDS encoding tryptophan 7-halogenase; protein product: MGSNTLYDVAIIGGGPSGSAAGAQLAKSGKRVLILEKESFPRFTVGESLLPHGNDLLREIGVWDKMEQAGFLRKYGAEFSTGDGSRLQRFWFAKNLGQSREYTYQVERSQFDHLLLNHARDLGCEVLEQTRVQDLIQNNPERIELECTGPNGPQSISSRWVIDASGRNSFAGSRVGLKRKSTQKHRRVAIYGHFKGVFRNSGKAEGHITIARLAEGWFWLIPLAGNRTSVGLVLPAEQMKGGSPDSLKAIFNQAVQANTEVKARMHGATPITPLAATGDYSWKFSSFASERVILTGDAAGFVDPIFSSGVMLALKSAMRASDLINHAEARNRFLTRWERFSYTREITGWMNQYARIIRAFYDRAGFEVFMNPSSFMKIPESIGRLVGGDAHPGLTDRIRRDAFHVICKIQRFLPIAPAITSLR
- a CDS encoding beta-ketoacyl-[acyl-carrier-protein] synthase family protein; this translates as MDVESTWTRIIEGRTARSPISAIEVQGCRVTEGAQAILPEIPSLSKKQLSRLSRSSRLALPAVEGALQMAGLLDSRGTSIYPRIEMSISTTACGMEMGEQFLNSIWQGHGQGQTAKVAHYQAQQQVSEIHRHFRFHGPAMIVANACAGGGNAIGHAADLIRADMADIVLAGGYDALCELVYAGFDSLQTLAPDACRPFDRGRRGLMLGEGAAFIVLESEAHAQKRGATIHARVAGYGQTTDTFHLTQPSQDGKPLEKAMRQALQEASLSPSDIGYVNAHGTGTPFNDGAEAKAFANVFEGHSTRLSSTKSAIGHTLGAAGAIEALICIKALQTGILPPQINLQDPEPLVSEALVKMNERADLKAAMSVNLGFGGSNAALLLTQP
- a CDS encoding lysophospholipid acyltransferase family protein yields the protein MNRQDRDYRGRRFYRFLYNAWWFEFVLFAWRIVGKELGRFIARGIGLAYALTHPATVKAIRSNVALLAPEKASFQTACRLLMNQAECFSIYGELAAIQPEKVLSLLAKKEGFQFLKQAHDDGKGCLLVTGHLGFFELGGLVMRQMDFPMTALTQPEPSPGLTQWRTDFRARWGVNTIVVGDDAFSVVEIARTLRNGGFVAMLADRPYNNSNSIPVECPYGHMLFSGAPVLISLISGCPIIPVGVTTQSDGKFQITAQPPIYPKWLPEGREQSLAHYTRQIAKSLIPMFMEKPDQWYHFSSLGCTASSGSSLNPATTIS
- a CDS encoding 3-hydroxyacyl-[acyl-carrier-protein] dehydratase FabZ produces the protein MNQSSLTPHGPGFRFADRFEKSSADCGIGWKTFDGTEPFFADHFPDNPLLPAVLLVECAAQAAGILIMHGSKEQHEPMFLASIDQFRVVAAVYPGDTLRSSVAIIKSFGHLVQVEAECHVGEKVVARGRLMLSRQLSSASS